The Podospora pseudocomata strain CBS 415.72m chromosome 1 map unlocalized CBS415.72m_1, whole genome shotgun sequence genome has a segment encoding these proteins:
- a CDS encoding uncharacterized protein (EggNog:ENOG503P71U) yields the protein MAKGNNNMPSIAQETTNTSSPSSVPCKKRRRDDDRDNSTQQFTFSHHHHNIYPDNYHHYHHGSSSSSSSNLSPLATTTRKMIPLSSKRQRMTSVDIELDPKRQHDITSKFHQKEEETLPAKPRPHLVSKTSLLTPCHICSRKPTKKSDLDSFADCQGCGQRTCYVCIRECLGWSPPSQQPPTPLSLQTEPSFTMIDVDSAEEQQPPPPVESGGWTTKGGGAGHRKMVCSRCCVERGQDGDVVCLGCLPFVDG from the exons ATGGCCAAGGGGAACAACAACATGCCGTCCATCGCCCAAgaaaccaccaacacctcgtccccctcctctgtCCCGTGCAAGAAGCGGAGACGAGACGACGATCGCGATAACAGCACCCAGCAATTCACATT ctcccaccaccaccacaacatctACCCAGACAActaccaccactaccaccatggcagcagcagcagcagcagcagcaacctaTCCCCCctggcaaccaccaccaggaaAATGATCCCCCTTTCTTCCAAACGCCAACGAATGACCTCAGTCGACATTGAACTTGACCCCAAAAGACAACACGATATCACCAGTAAATTccaccaaaaagaagaggaaacaCTCCCAGCAAAACCCCGACCACACCTAGTCAGCAAAACCTCCCTCCTAACCCCCTGCCACATCTGCTCCCGCAAACCAACCAAGAAATCCGACCTGGACAGCTTCGCCGATTGTCAAGGATGTGGTCAGCGGACGTGCTACGTGTGCATAAGGGAGTGTCTTGGTTGGAGTCCACCGTCccagcaaccaccaacaccactaTCATTACAGACAGAGCCGTCGTTTACAATGATTGATGTTGATTCTGCTGAGgagcaacaaccaccaccaccagtagAAAGTGGAGGCTGGACAacaaaagggggtggggCTGGGCACAGGAAGATGGTCTGCAGCAGGTGTTGCGTTGAAAGGGGCcaggatggggatgtggtttGTTTGGGGTGTTTACCATTTGTGGACGGTTGA
- a CDS encoding uncharacterized protein (COG:A; EggNog:ENOG503P3H5) has product MSRANKLGPEVNRALFVKNLSYNVTPEELFDLFGKYGPIRQVRQGIASNTKGTAFVVYEDVMDAKQACDKLNGYNFQNRYLVVLYHQPDKMVRSKEDLDIRKENLERLKRQHGID; this is encoded by the exons ATGAGTCGCGCCAACAAACTTGGCCCGGAGGTTAATCG AGCTTTGTTCGTCAAGAATCTAAG CTACAACGTCACTCCTGAGGAGCTGTTCGATCTCTTCGGCAAGTACGGGCCCATTCGCCAGGTCCGCCAGGGCATTGCGAGCAACACCAAGGGCACCGCCTTCGTTGTCTACGAAGATGTTATGGATGCGAAGCAGGCCTGCGACAAACTGAACGGCTACAACTTTCAGAACCGTTATCTCGTTG TATTATACCACCAGCCCGACAAGATGGTCAGGTCAAAAGAGGATTTGGACATCCGCAAGGAGAATCTCGAACGCCTCAAGCGGCAACATGGTATAGATTGA
- the RPT1 gene encoding 26S proteasome regulatory subunit 7 (COG:O; EggNog:ENOG503NVNZ), whose protein sequence is MPSATGANWEKYQKKFGDDEIEEKKITPLTDEDIQVLKTYGAAPYGSAIKKLEQQIKEKQQSVDDKIGVKESDTGLAPPHLWDIAADRQRMSEEQPLQVARCTKIIQDDKDEAKSKYVINVKQIAKFVVNLGERVSPTDIEEGMRVGVDRNKYQILLPLPPKIDASVTMMTVEEKPDVTYGDVGGCKEQVEKLREVVEMPLLSPERFGNLGIDPPKGALLYGPPGTGKTLCARAVANRTDATFIRVIGSELVQKYVGEGARMVRELFEMARTKKACIIFFDEIDAIGGARFDDGAGGDNEVQRTMLELITQLDGFDARGNIKVMFATNRPSTLDPALMRPGRIDRKIEFALPDLEGRANILRIHAKSMSVERDIRWELISRLCPNATGAELRSVCTEAGMFAIRARRKVATEKDFLDAVDKVIKGNHKFNSTAAYAQYN, encoded by the exons atg CCTTCTGCCACAGGTGCCAACTGGGAAAAGTACCAAAAGAAATTCGGCGATGACGAGatagaagagaagaagatcacGCCCCTCACCGATGA AGATATCCAGGTTCTCAAGACCTATGGCGCCGCGCCATATGGTtccgccatcaagaagctaGAGCAGCAAATaaaggagaagcagcagaGCGTGGATGACAAGATTGGTGTCAAG GAATCAGATACCGGTCTCGCACCACCTCACCTTTGGGATATCGCCGCCGATCGTCAACGAATGTCCGAGGAGCAACCTCTTCAGGTAGCGAGATGCACCAAGATTATTCAGGACGACAAGGACGAGGCGAAGTCGAAATATGTCATCAACGTCAAGCAGATAGCAAAGTTTGTCGTGAATCTCGGCGAGCGCGTCAGTCCAACGGATATCGAAGAGGGAATGCGGGTTGGTGTCGACAGAAACAAGTACCAGATCCTTCTCCCACTGCCGCCCAAGATCGACGCCAGTGTCACCATGATGACGGTCGAAGAGAAGCCCGATGTTACATACGgcgatgttggtggttgcAAGGAGCAGGTAGAAAAGCTCCGCGAGGTTGTCGAGATGCCCCTGCTTTCGCCCGAACGGTTCGGCAACTTGGGCATTGACCCCCCCAAGGGTGCCCTTCTTTACGGCCCTCCCGGTACCGGCAAGACCCTCTGCGCTCGTGCGGTAGCCAACCGAACAGACGCCACCTTCATCCGTGTGATTGGATCCGAGTTGGTTCAAAAGTacgttggtgagggtgccaGGATGGTGCGTGAGCTGTTTGAGATGGCGCGGACGAAGAAGGCCTGCATTATCTTCTTTGACGAGATTGACGCCATTGGTGGTGCTCGTTTTGATGACGGTGCGGGCGGTGACAATGAAGTCCAGAGAACCATGCTGGAGCTCATTACTCAACTGGACGGTTTCGACGCTAGAGGCAACATCAAAGTCATGTTTGCCACCAACAGACCTTCGACTCTCGACCCTGCTCTTATGAGACCGGGTCGTATCGACCGCAAGATTGAGTTCGCTCTTCCCGATCTCGAGGGCCGGGCCAACATTCTGAGGATTCACGCCAAGAGCATGTCGGTGGAGAGGGACATCAGATGGGAACTCATCTCGCGGTTGTGCCCCAATGCTACGGGTGCTGAGCTGCGCAGTGTGTGCACGGAGGCGGGCATGTTTGCTATCCgcgcgaggaggaaggtggcgACCGAGAAGGACTTCTTGGATGCGGTGGACAAGGTGATCAAGGGTAACCACAAGTTTAACTCTACTGCGGCTTATGCGCAGTATAACTAA